One window of Amaranthus tricolor cultivar Red isolate AtriRed21 chromosome 13, ASM2621246v1, whole genome shotgun sequence genomic DNA carries:
- the LOC130798296 gene encoding uncharacterized protein LOC130798296, with protein MVDQTYTTMSTTSSSTSPPHPPSYEKKHWWLSTKKMVDKYVREAKALISTREQSEINSALSLLESALSLSPRYEHALELKARCLLSLRRYKEIADMLQDYIPSYKMAYSDDSTGSSSDNSSQTLSRERVKLLSSSSSEWDSPGCDYPTNFKCFSVSDLKKKVLSGFYKNCDKEGQWRYSVLGQACCHLGLMEDALVLLQHGKRLASAAFRRESICWSDDSFSFTVSSTTESTHQQLIEHQPLTESESISHLIGHIKLLLRRRAAALAALDAGLYAESIRHFSKILEGRRPAPQAFLAECYLHRSAAYKSASRTAESIADLNRTLALDPTSTVALHERAGLFEFIGCITDAVHDLEHVKLIYNSILRDRKPPGPAWKPRAVPYREIPGRLCALGSKIQQLKQRIATGDTGKVDYFKLIGLRKGCSRSELDRAHLLLVLKHKPEKSMSFLDRCELSDEKDYDSVKDRARMSAVLLFRLMQKAYSNVLSTIVEEEAVELERKKATLALQQAQAQAQVQAQQNVEVCKQMERDNGPRLSLGHEYGQEAYVDYPDEVPTTLDTGGQMGSFPYQGVFCRDLAVVGSLLSQVGFNRPLTMKYEALSC; from the exons ATGGTTGATCAAACATATACAACCATGTCTACTACTTCATCTTCAACTTCTCCTCCTCATCCTCCTTCTTATGAAAAGAAGCATTGGTGGCTTAGTACCAAAAAG ATGGTAGATAAATACGTCAGAGAAGCAAAAGCTCTGATCTCAACTCGGGAACAGAGTGAGATTAACTCAGCACTGAGTTTACTCGAATCAGCACTTTCTCTTTCTCCAAGATATGAACACGCTCTTGAACTCAAAGCTCGTTGTTTACTCTCCCTAAGAAGATACAAAGAAATTGCTGATATGCTTCAAGATTACATCCCGAGTTATAAGATGGCATACTCGGATGACTCAACCGGGTCATCATCGGATAACTCGTCTCAAACACTTTCTAGAGAACGAGTCAAACTTTTGAGTTCATCTAGCTCCGAGTGGGACTCACCGGGTTGTGATTATCCTACTAATTTCAAATGCTTCTCTGTTTCTGATCTTAAGAAGAAAGTTTTGTCTGGGTTTTACAAGAACTGTGATAAAGAAGGACAATGGAg GTACTCAGTTCTAGGCCAAGCATGCTGCCATCTCGGCCTAATGGAGGACGCCTTGGTCCTCCTCCAACATGGAAAACGTCTTGCCTCGGCTGCATTCCGACGCGAGAGCATTTGCTGGTCTGATGACAGCTTTTCTTTTACTGTTTCATCTACCACCGAGTCAACTCACCAGCAACTCATCGAGCACCAGCCACTCACCGAGTCCGAGTCAATTTCTCACCTCATTGGCCACATCAAACTCCTGCTCCGCCGTCGCGCAGCCGCTTTAGCTGCCTTAGACGCCGGACTTTATGCCGAATCAATCCGACATTTCTCGAAGATTCTAGAAGGACGCCGCCCGGCCCCACAAGCGTTCCTCGCAGAATGTTACCTCCACCGGTCTGCCGCCTATAAATCTGCCAGTCGGACAGCTGAAAGTATTGCTGACTTGAACCGGACCCTTGCATTAGACCCGACTTCAACCGTGGCACTTCATGAACGAGCAGGTTTATTTGAGTTTATTGGGTGTATTACTGACGCGGTTCATGATCTTGAGCATgtgaaattaatttataattctaTTTTACGAGACCGTAAACCGCCCGGTCCGGCGTGGAAACCCAGGGCGGTTCCTTATAGAGAAATTCCTGGGAGACTTTGTGCATTGGGTTCAAAAATTCAacaattaaaacaaagaattgCGACAGGTGATACAGGAAAAGTAgattattttaagttaattggaTTGAGGAAAGGTTGTTCAAGGTCGGAATTGGACCGGGCTCATTTGCTTTTAGTTTTGAAGCATAAACCGGAAAAATCGATGTCGTTTTTAGACCGTTGTGAATTATCAGATGAAAAGGATTACGACTCAGTCAAGGACCGAGCTCGAATGTCAGCGGTTTTACTTTTCCGCCTTATGCAAAAAGCCTACTCAAATGTTTTGTCAACAATTGTTGAAGAGGAGGCGGTTGAGTTGGAGAGAAAAAAGGCCACGTTGGCCTTACAACAGGCCCAAGCGCAAGCCCAGGTCCAGGCCCAACAAAATGTTGAGGTTTGCAAACAAATGGAGCGGGACAATGGACCTAGGCTTTCGCTTGGGCATGAGTACGGGCAAGAGGCCTATGTTGATTACCCCGATGAAGTGCCCACCACTTTAGATACCGGTGGCCAAATGGGATCATTCCCGTACCAAGGGGTGTTTTGTAGGGACTTGGCCGTGGTTGGAAGTTTGCTTTCCCAGGTTGGATTCAACCGCCCACTCACAATGAAGTACGAGGCCTTGAGTTGTTAA
- the LOC130797965 gene encoding uncharacterized protein LOC130797965, translating to MMFNTSIFSNMRFFLAGFTPQQYLQVKSNLTADGGVVVEEYGLDCTHVIVHNLVIDDPVCVAAIKDGKILVTSLWADHSLEAGGPVETDNIMYRPVKELTGIPGANKLLICLTGYQGPARDDIMIKVHLMGAQFTKPLTANKVTHLICYKFEGDKYELARKVPFTKIVNHQWLDDCLKTWKILPEEPYSNKSGFEVEMQNEAQDSEGENGDISGRNRINMQNGLRDSKNHSVTPSKLSIPSSEQGLSKSSIVNGGKLLKSDFRSESRNVNILDKQPEHSHKVQYQKDAKCDNADAQIKNGCPLTTVNAMNEADFDGEKANIFNSSMKKPQKTSLPLHVREDSKRKNGANSPSKKPSRSRASLHSAGKFSQSGRMDENLAEKIDDPPTFNLETDNEVVSGCTGAQSSKRLNGSLQSAVRLSNLDEKLEKSLSEKVSADVCSSTVGKDQGKAASAFGTVAGSFDDKGSSDLRSRKRTADGSNLSHTTKNQKLTSSASKRVDAADPKTLVTRSSGSSQTRHGSACRSADCSSPNFSSINSSAKNIASRSPAFDLLPNSEPINTHGVTCPNSNNCALTSLDLGIKRGEPQNLHQSGTASPGTNGLKDIKSGSHELNSGEKTNSSDSKPPRRKMVARKTLGSRSKISKRSTDVQRSSVIQNSFRDDAATRPLDQDTRDEPTPLFAADKDLLPPTIDDPLGLGSKPHLDTKVKDRTELFDDDTESPPELVVCDEKFSTAEQLHSVKLKTGEASGIQVLQAEIYNSDSDQKHREGISVAETVGAHQIPEPQNNKAVVKAKKKPTCVAKDTVKNADDIEGGKNIDRVKEQVVGAAGKKRCGTLLLNKSKRPVEYCNDHINLGKEKEPECNDQYANKGLKDCGKLALKKRLGTLLLNKPEGVVDVENEHELAHQGEGQNDGKLCPGELAAISNTLLGDVEDKNKNDSTVHNGQGTSKVAKRPGIGKKRRGTLLLKNSDSIDTEKENGSVLDGGQPARKLAGPSGVLDKSTEREKENVAVVGNNQGRGKDGKRTGKLVGKKRRGTLLLNKSEALVDEEKENDSVSEDKSKCEILAEKLSPKSNLTANMSDAAESTSSNIHEVKEAYFILSGHRLQRKEFQQLIKRLKGKVCRDSHQWSYQASHFIVPDPVRRTEKFFAAAASGSWILKTDYLTASSQAEKLLPEEPYEWHKNGLNEDGAISLEAPRKWRLLKQKTGHGAFYGMRIVIYGECIAPSLDTLKRVVKAGDGIILATSPPYTRFLESEVDFAIVSPGMPRVDIWVQEFLKHQIPCVLADYLVEYVCKPGYSLVRHVQYNTHEWAAKSFAKLLRLSEEVIHDAATPDDQITDDLACQVCGSTDREEVMLICGSENGSTGCGIGTHIDCCDPPLENIPEEDWFCPQCAESQ from the exons GGAGGACCGGTTGAAACTGACAAT ATCATGTATAGGCCAGTAAAAGAGCTAACTGGAATTCCAGGCGCAAATAAACTTCTTATATGTTTGACTGGATACCAAGGTCCCGCGAGGGATGACATTATG ATAAAGGTGCACTTAATGGGAGCTCAATTTACTAAACCACTTACGGCAAACAAAGTCACTCATCTTATATGCTACAAGTTTGAAG GGGATAAGTATGAGCTGGCTAGGAAGGTACCCTTTACAAAAATTGTGAATCATCAATGGTTGGATGATTG CCTGAAGACTTGGAAAATTCTCCCAGAGGAGCCCTATAGCAATAAAAG TGGCTTTGAAGTGGAGATGCAAAATGAAGCTCAAGACTCAGAAGGAGAAAATGGAGATATTTCTGGCAGAAATCGGATCAATATGCAAAATGGTTTAAGGGATTCCAAAAATCACTCTGTGACTCCTAGTAAGCTGTCAATCCCTTCATCAGAGCAAGGATTATCAAAGAGTTCAATTGTTAATGGCGGGAAGCTGCTGAAGTCTGATTTTCGGTCTGAATCTAGAAATGTTAATATTTTGGATAAGCAGCCTGAACATTCCCATAAAGTTCAGTATCAGAAAGATGCTAAATGTGATAATGCTGATGCTCAGATCAAAAATGGCTGCCCACTCACTACTGTGAATGCAATGAATGAAGCTGATTTTGATGGTGAGAAGGctaatatttttaatagttcaatgaaaaaaccccaaaaaactAGTCTTCCATTGCATGTTCGAGAGGACTCGAAAAGAAAAAATGGAGCAAACTCTCCTTCAAAAAAACCATCTAGATCTAGGGCTTCCTTGCACTCTGCAGGAAAGTTTAGCCAGTCAGGTAGAATGGATGAAAATTTAGCCGAAAAGATTGATGATCCGCCGACCTTCAATTTAGAGACAGACAATGAAGTTGTCTCAGGGTGCACTGGAGCGCAGAGTTCCAAAAGACTTAATGGTTCCTTGCAATCAGCTGTAAGGTTGAGCAATCTAGATGAAAAACTAGAGAAGAGTTTATCTGAAAAGGTGTCTGCTGATGTCTGCTCCTCCACTGTGGGGAAAGACCAGGGAAAAGCAGCTTCAGCATTTGGGACAGTTGCAGGTTCGTTTGATGATAAAGGCTCAAGTGATTTACGGTCTCGAAAGAGGACTGCTGATGGGTCAAATCTGTCTCACACTACAAAAAATCAGAAGTTAACTAGCTCAGCCAGTAAACGAGTTGATGCAGCAGATCCTAAAACTCTTGTTACCCGTAGTTCTGGTAGTAGTCAAACAAGACACGGGTCTGCTTGCCGATCTGCAGATTGTTcatctcctaatttttcatctATCAATTCCAGTGCAAAGAATATTGCTTCTAGATCCCCGGCTTTCGATTTGCTTCCCAACAGTGAACCAATCAATACACATGGTGTAACCTGTCCTAACAGCAACAATTGTGCTTTGACTTCACTCGATTTGGGTATTAAAAGGGGTGAACCACAAAATTTGCACCAAAGTGGTACTGCTTCACCTGGAACCAACGGATTAAAGGATATAAAGTCTGGGAGTCATGAGTTGAACTCTGGTGAAAAAACTAACAGCTCTGATTCAAAGCCACCTAGGAGAAAAATGGTGGCTAGGAAAACTCTGGGTTCCAGATCCAAGATAAGTAAAAGAAGTACTGATGTTCAAAGAAGTTCTGTCATTCAAAACTCCTTTCGAGATGATGCAGCCACACGTCCATTAGATCAGGATACTAGAGATGAGCCCACACCTCTTTTTGCTGCCGATAAAGATCTTCTGCCTCCTACAATAGATGATCCCCTTGGCTTAGGTTCTAAACCTCACCTAGATACTAAAGTAAAGGATCGCACAGAACTTTTTGATGATGATACTGAGTCTCCACCTGAATTGGTAGTATGTGATGAGAAGTTTTCTACAGCTGAGCAATTGCATTCAGTGAAATTGAAGACAGGGGAAGCATCTGGCATACAGGTTCTTCAAGCTGAAATCTATAATTCAGATTCTGACCAGAAACATAGGGAAGGAATATCAGTTGCTGAAACCGTTGGTGCACACCAAATCCCGGAGCCTCAGAACAATAAAGCGGTGGTTAAAGCAAAGAAAAAACCTACGTGTGTTGCAAAAGACACGGTCAAGAATGCAGATGATATTGAAGGGGGCAAGAACATAGATAGAGTTAAAGAACAAGTTGTTGGTGCTGCTGGTAAGAAAAGGTGTGGTACTCTGTTGTTGAATAAGTCAAAAAGGCCTGTTGAATATTGTAATGATCATATTAATTTGGGGAAAGAAAAAGAACCTGAATGTAATGATCAATATGCAAATAAAGGTTTAAAAGATTGTGGGAAGTTAGCACTGAAGAAGAGGCTTGGAACTCTGCTTTTAAACAAACCAGAGGGTGTTGTTGATGTGGAGAATGAACATGAGCTTGCCCATCAGGGTGAAGGTCAAAATGATGGTAAACTGTGCCCTGGGGAGCTGGCTGCTATTTCAAACACATTACTCGGTGATGTGgaagacaaaaacaaaaatgattCTACTGTTCATAATGGCCAAGGTACGAGTAAGGTCGCAAAACGCCCTGGGATTGGAAAGAAAAGGCGTGGTACTCTGCTGCTGAAAAATTCGGACAGTATTGACACGGAGAAGGAAAATGGGTCCGTTCTTGATGGGGGACAACCCGCTCGGAAGCTGGCTGGTCCATCTGGTGTCTTAGACAAGTCTACAGAAcgtgaaaaagaaaatgttgCTGTTGTTGGCAACAATCAAGGTAGAGGTAAGGATGGTAAACGTACGGGTAAATTAGTTGGGAAAAAGAGGCGTGGAACTCTGTTGTTAAACAAGTCTGAGGCACTAGTAGAcgaggaaaaagaaaatgattcgGTTTCTGAAGATAAAAGTAAATGTGAAATACTAGCTGAGAAGCTGTCTCCTAAGTCCAACCTGACTGCGAACATGAGTGATGCAGCTGAATCGACTTCCTCAAACATTCATGAGGTGAAAGAAGCATACTTTATACTTAGTGGACATAGACTGCAGAGAAAGGAATTCCAACAACTCATCAAGCGCCTCAAAGGAAAAGTTTGCCGAGATTCACATCAATGGTCATATCAAGCATCACATTTCATTGTTCCAGATCCAGTCCGCAGAACAGAGAAGTTCTTTGCTGCAGCAGCTTCTGGGAG TTGGATTCTCAAGACTGATTACTTAACAGCAAGTAGTCAGGCCGAGAAATTATTGCCTGAGGAGCCTTACGAATGGCATAAGAATGGCCTTAATGAAGATGGTGCTATTAGCCTTGAAGCTCCAAGGAAGTGGCGTCTTCTAAAACAGAAGACAGGTCACGGTGCCTTTTATGGCATGCGGATTGTGATATATGGAGAATGCATTGCTCCATCTTTG GACACTTTAAAGCGTGTTGTGAAAGCTGGGGATGGGATTATCTTAGCAACTTCTCCACCATACACCCGCTTTCTGGAATCAGAGGTAGATTTCGCCATTGTTAGTCCTGGGATGCCACGAGTTGATATATGGGTTCAAGAGTTCCTCAAACACCAAATTCCATGTGTCTTGGCAGATTACTTAGTGGAATATGTTTGCAAACCCGGTTATTCTCTCGTTAGACATGTTCAATACAATACCCATGAGTGGGCTGCAAAGTCATTTGCAAAACTCTTACGCCTGTCTGAGGAGGTCATACATGATGCTGCTACACCAGATGATCAGATTACTGATGACCTAGCATGTCAAGTATGTGGTTCAACTGATAGAGAGGAAGTGATGTTAATTTGTGGTAGTGAGAATGGTTCCACTGGTTGTGGAATTGGAACTCATATTGATTGTTGTGATCCTCCTCTTGAGAATATCCCTGAAGAAGATTGGTTTTGCCCCCAGTGCGCTGAATCACAATGA